A section of the Hevea brasiliensis isolate MT/VB/25A 57/8 chromosome 17, ASM3005281v1, whole genome shotgun sequence genome encodes:
- the LOC110643066 gene encoding 65-kDa microtubule-associated protein 3 isoform X1, which translates to MSNLQNDPLLQVETTCGSLLYELQIIWDEVGELNTDRDRILLELEQECLEVYRRKVDQANRNRAQLRQAIADSEAELAAICSAMGERPVHIRQAEQTAGSLKEELQRILPQLEEMQKRKLDRRNQFLEVVEEIQKITNEIYGSAARIFVDETDLSLRKLEELHRQLHALQKEKSDRLKQVQEHLDTLNSLCLVLGMDFKHTFTEVHPSFGVTEGSRNINNDTIQHLATAILKLREIKIQRMQKLQDLATTMLELWNLMDTPIEEQQMFQNVTCNIAASEHEITEPNTLSVDFINYVEAEVSRLEELKSSKMKDLVLKKRSELEEICRKTHIIPEADTATEYAIEVIESGNVDPASVLEQIEFQIGNVKEEAFSRKEILEKVEKWLTACEEECWLEEYNKDENRYSAGRGTHLTLKRAEKARSLVNKLPGMVEALASKTMAWEKERGAEFLYDGIRLLAMLEEYTILRQEKEEERRRQRDQKKLQGQLIAEQEALYGSKPSPSKTQSVKKAPRVSTGGASNKRLSLGGAMLHNPKSDIIQSSKAASHSRPGKKVDRIHQHDPLNHRQDDGFAALSAGRRGLDIAGLPAKKFSLRTVNAPEPESPMRRKPFSPISSTGSSKANILDDVITEHSEPCKKTLATNELSFTATPSRTSLADEENRTPKAMPIPVPKTPSTLSVPMQTTMTPAPPSVPYGASPAEEVPEVIEYSFEEIRAGFFLSRTHIKSIQV; encoded by the exons ATGTCTAATCTTCAGAATGATCCACTTCTGCAAGTGGAAACGACCTGTGGATCCCTCCTTTACGAGTTGCAg ATCATTTGGGATGAGGTTGGGGAGTTAAATACTGATAGAGATAGAATACTGCTTGAGCTGGAACAAGAGTGTCTTGAAGTATACAGAAGAAAGGTCGATCAGGCAAACAGGAATAGAGCTCAGCTAAGGCAAGCAATTGCTGATTCTGAAGCTGAACTTGCGGCTATCTGTTCTGCTATGGGAGAGCGACCTGTACATATTAGGCAG GCTGAACAAACTGCTGGAAGCTTGAAGGAAGAACTTCAAAGAATCCTTCCACAACTTGAGGAGATGCAGAAGAGGAAATTGGACAGAAGAAATCAGTTCCTTGAAGTTGTAGAGGAAATACAAAAGATCACAAATGAGATATATGGGTCTGCTGCTCGTATATTTGTTGATGAAACTGATCTGTCTTTGAGAAAACTTGAAGAGTTGCACAGACAGCTGCATGCACTTCAAAAAGAGAAG AGTGACCGCTTGAAGCAGGTTCAGGAGCATCTTGATACTTTAAACTCACTTTGCTTAGTGCTTGGTATGGATTTCAAGCACACATTTACAGAGGTTCatccaagttttggtgttactgaaGGATCAAGGAACATCAATAATGATACAATTCAGCATTTGGCTACTGCAATACTCAAATTGAGAGAGATTAAGATACAAAGAATGCAGAAg CTCCAAGATCTTGCAACTACAATGTTGGAGCtttggaatttgatggatactccAATTGAAGAGCAGCAAATGTTCCAGAATGTTACCTGTAACATAGCTGCTTCAGAACATGAAATCACTGAGCCAAACACTCTATCTGTGGACTTCATCAATTAT GTTGAGGCAGAAGTCTCTCGGTTGGAAGAGTTGAAATCAAGCAAGATGAAAGATCTTGTTCTGAAGAAGAGATCAGAGCTGGAAGAGATCTGTAGAAAGACACATATTATTCCAGAAGCAGATACTGCAACAGAATATGCTATAGAAGTCATAGAATCTG GAAATGTGGACCCTGCTAGTGTCCTTGAGCAGATTGAATTTCAAATAGGAAACGTTAAGGAAGAAGCTTTTAGCAGGAAGGAAATCCTTGAAAAGGTTGAGAAATGGCTGACTGCATGTGAGGAGGAGTGCTGGCTTGAGGAGTACAACAAG GATGAAAATCGATACAGTGCAGGGAGAGGAACTCATCTTACCCTGAAGCGTGCTGAAAAAGCTCGTTCTTTGGTTAATAAACTTCCAG GTATGGTGGAGGCATTGGCTTCAAAAACCATGGCATGGGAAAAGGAAAGAGGCGCTGAGTTCTTGTATGATGGT ATTCGCCTTCTTGCCATGCTTGAAGAGTATACCATATTACGCCaggagaaagaggaagaaagacGGAGGCAGAGG GATCAGAAGAAATTGCAGGGTCAGCTGATAGCAGAGCAAGAGGCACTTTATGGGTCAAAACCAAGCCCTTCAAAGACTCAAAGTGTGAAAAAAGCTCCTAGAGTTTCAACTGGAGGTGCAAGCAACAAAAGACTCTCCCTTGGAGGAGCAATGCTGCACAATCCTAAATCTGATATAATTCAATCCAGCAAGGCTGCATCCCATTCACGTCCTGGCAAGAAAGTTGACCGAATCCACCAACACGATCCTTTAAATCACCGGCAGGATGATGGCTTTGCAGCATTGTCAGCTG GTAGGAGAGGGTTGGATATTGCTGGTCTTCCTGCAAAAAAATTTTCCTTGAGAACTGTAAATGCTCCTGAACCAGAGTCACCAATGCGGCGGAAACCTTTCTCACCTATTTCTTCCACAGGATCGTCAAAAGCCAACATCTTAGATGATGTGATCACAGAACATTCTGAGCCATGTAAGAAGACACTAGCAACTAATGAACTGTCCTTTACTGCTACCCCTTCGAGAACTTCTCTCGCAGATGAAGAGAATAGGACTCCTAAGGCAATGCCAATCCCTGTGCCAAAAACACCTTCAACATTGTCTGTTCCAATGCAGACGACTATGACCCCAGCACCTCCATCAGTTCCATATGGTGCTAGTCCAGCAGAAGAGGTTCCTGAAGTAATCGAATACTCATTCGAGGAAATAAGAGCTGGATTTTTTCTTTCCAGAACTCATATTAAGTCGATACAAGTTTGA
- the LOC110643066 gene encoding 65-kDa microtubule-associated protein 3 isoform X2 has product MSNLQNDPLLQVETTCGSLLYELQIIWDEVGELNTDRDRILLELEQECLEVYRRKVDQANRNRAQLRQAIADSEAELAAICSAMGERPVHIRQAEQTAGSLKEELQRILPQLEEMQKRKLDRRNQFLEVVEEIQKITNEIYGSAARIFVDETDLSLRKLEELHRQLHALQKEKSDRLKQVQEHLDTLNSLCLVLGMDFKHTFTEVHPSFGVTEGSRNINNDTIQHLATAILKLREIKIQRMQKLQDLATTMLELWNLMDTPIEEQQMFQNVTCNIAASEHEITEPNTLSVDFINYVEAEVSRLEELKSSKMKDLVLKKRSELEEICRKTHIIPEADTATEYAIEVIESGNVDPASVLEQIEFQIGNVKEEAFSRKEILEKVEKWLTACEEECWLEEYNKDENRYSAGRGTHLTLKRAEKARSLVNKLPGMVEALASKTMAWEKERGAEFLYDGIRLLAMLEEYTILRQEKEEERRRQRDQKKLQGQLIAEQEALYGSKPSPSKTQSVKKAPRVSTGGASNKRLSLGGAMLHNPKSDIIQSSKAASHSRPGKKVDRIHQHDPLNHRQDDGFAALSAGSSKANILDDVITEHSEPCKKTLATNELSFTATPSRTSLADEENRTPKAMPIPVPKTPSTLSVPMQTTMTPAPPSVPYGASPAEEVPEVIEYSFEEIRAGFFLSRTHIKSIQV; this is encoded by the exons ATGTCTAATCTTCAGAATGATCCACTTCTGCAAGTGGAAACGACCTGTGGATCCCTCCTTTACGAGTTGCAg ATCATTTGGGATGAGGTTGGGGAGTTAAATACTGATAGAGATAGAATACTGCTTGAGCTGGAACAAGAGTGTCTTGAAGTATACAGAAGAAAGGTCGATCAGGCAAACAGGAATAGAGCTCAGCTAAGGCAAGCAATTGCTGATTCTGAAGCTGAACTTGCGGCTATCTGTTCTGCTATGGGAGAGCGACCTGTACATATTAGGCAG GCTGAACAAACTGCTGGAAGCTTGAAGGAAGAACTTCAAAGAATCCTTCCACAACTTGAGGAGATGCAGAAGAGGAAATTGGACAGAAGAAATCAGTTCCTTGAAGTTGTAGAGGAAATACAAAAGATCACAAATGAGATATATGGGTCTGCTGCTCGTATATTTGTTGATGAAACTGATCTGTCTTTGAGAAAACTTGAAGAGTTGCACAGACAGCTGCATGCACTTCAAAAAGAGAAG AGTGACCGCTTGAAGCAGGTTCAGGAGCATCTTGATACTTTAAACTCACTTTGCTTAGTGCTTGGTATGGATTTCAAGCACACATTTACAGAGGTTCatccaagttttggtgttactgaaGGATCAAGGAACATCAATAATGATACAATTCAGCATTTGGCTACTGCAATACTCAAATTGAGAGAGATTAAGATACAAAGAATGCAGAAg CTCCAAGATCTTGCAACTACAATGTTGGAGCtttggaatttgatggatactccAATTGAAGAGCAGCAAATGTTCCAGAATGTTACCTGTAACATAGCTGCTTCAGAACATGAAATCACTGAGCCAAACACTCTATCTGTGGACTTCATCAATTAT GTTGAGGCAGAAGTCTCTCGGTTGGAAGAGTTGAAATCAAGCAAGATGAAAGATCTTGTTCTGAAGAAGAGATCAGAGCTGGAAGAGATCTGTAGAAAGACACATATTATTCCAGAAGCAGATACTGCAACAGAATATGCTATAGAAGTCATAGAATCTG GAAATGTGGACCCTGCTAGTGTCCTTGAGCAGATTGAATTTCAAATAGGAAACGTTAAGGAAGAAGCTTTTAGCAGGAAGGAAATCCTTGAAAAGGTTGAGAAATGGCTGACTGCATGTGAGGAGGAGTGCTGGCTTGAGGAGTACAACAAG GATGAAAATCGATACAGTGCAGGGAGAGGAACTCATCTTACCCTGAAGCGTGCTGAAAAAGCTCGTTCTTTGGTTAATAAACTTCCAG GTATGGTGGAGGCATTGGCTTCAAAAACCATGGCATGGGAAAAGGAAAGAGGCGCTGAGTTCTTGTATGATGGT ATTCGCCTTCTTGCCATGCTTGAAGAGTATACCATATTACGCCaggagaaagaggaagaaagacGGAGGCAGAGG GATCAGAAGAAATTGCAGGGTCAGCTGATAGCAGAGCAAGAGGCACTTTATGGGTCAAAACCAAGCCCTTCAAAGACTCAAAGTGTGAAAAAAGCTCCTAGAGTTTCAACTGGAGGTGCAAGCAACAAAAGACTCTCCCTTGGAGGAGCAATGCTGCACAATCCTAAATCTGATATAATTCAATCCAGCAAGGCTGCATCCCATTCACGTCCTGGCAAGAAAGTTGACCGAATCCACCAACACGATCCTTTAAATCACCGGCAGGATGATGGCTTTGCAGCATTGTCAGCTG GATCGTCAAAAGCCAACATCTTAGATGATGTGATCACAGAACATTCTGAGCCATGTAAGAAGACACTAGCAACTAATGAACTGTCCTTTACTGCTACCCCTTCGAGAACTTCTCTCGCAGATGAAGAGAATAGGACTCCTAAGGCAATGCCAATCCCTGTGCCAAAAACACCTTCAACATTGTCTGTTCCAATGCAGACGACTATGACCCCAGCACCTCCATCAGTTCCATATGGTGCTAGTCCAGCAGAAGAGGTTCCTGAAGTAATCGAATACTCATTCGAGGAAATAAGAGCTGGATTTTTTCTTTCCAGAACTCATATTAAGTCGATACAAGTTTGA
- the LOC131175325 gene encoding CASP-like protein 4D1, which translates to MASKGITIAASTLALRILTLSALVACVVVFIINSVSVKVVIEDLTINNEPTKITVKDFIAYRFVISTAIIGTAYTILQLPFALNYACTGKRMMRNECLPEFDFYGDKVQPIHSNIEVYIPANGSKLS; encoded by the exons ATGGCATCCAAAGGCATAACCATAGCAGCCTCAACCCTTGCATTGAGGATCTTGACCCTCTCGGCTTTGGTTGCTTGTGTGGTTGTATTTATCATCAACTCCGTCTCTGTCAAAGTTGTTATAGAGGATTTAACCATAAACAATGAACCCACCAAAATCACTGTCAAGGACTTCATTGCATACAG GTTTGTAATCTCTACAGCAATTATTGGAACAGCATATACAATATTGCAGCTACCTTTTGCTCTGAACTATGCCTGCACTGGAAAGAGAATGATGCGCAATGAATGCTTGCCAGAGTTCGACTTCTATGGAGACAAGGTCCAACCTATTCACTCAAACATAGAAGTTTATATTCCTGCAAAtggttcaaaactatcttaa